One genomic region from Nitrososphaerota archaeon encodes:
- a CDS encoding deaminase: MRVSVKTDKAPKPAGLYSQAVRAGDFIFISGQVGIDPATGRFVEGGVEEQTRQTLRNIESILTAAGSSLDDVVKISVFLKDVKDFQVMNKVFAEFFKEPPPARTTVGVEFFAPEMLVEIDAIAYSPK; the protein is encoded by the coding sequence ATGAGAGTCTCGGTCAAGACTGACAAAGCACCTAAACCAGCTGGACTGTACTCACAAGCAGTCAGAGCGGGCGACTTCATATTTATCTCTGGGCAAGTTGGGATAGATCCAGCTACGGGAAGGTTTGTTGAAGGGGGCGTAGAGGAGCAGACTAGGCAGACACTTAGAAACATAGAATCCATACTTACAGCTGCAGGTTCAAGTTTAGACGATGTGGTAAAGATCTCGGTCTTCCTAAAGGATGTTAAAGACTTTCAGGTGATGAATAAGGTCTTTGCAGAGTTCTTTAAGGAGCCGCCTCCAGCTAGAACCACAGTTGGTGTGGAATTTTTTGCCCCAGAAATGCTTGTTGAAATCGATGCAATAGCCTACTCACCGAAGTAA
- a CDS encoding DoxX family membrane protein: MLGGLAAYSDLASLVIRVLVGVLMIIHGYPKVFVKEARQQMIPMMQSVGVPRAGFEVAAILEFFGGLFLLLGLLG, from the coding sequence ATGCTAGGTGGATTAGCTGCATACTCAGATCTAGCGTCGCTGGTGATAAGGGTGCTTGTAGGCGTCCTCATGATAATCCACGGCTACCCCAAGGTGTTTGTAAAAGAGGCGAGGCAGCAGATGATACCTATGATGCAGAGTGTAGGGGTTCCGAGAGCCGGCTTTGAAGTTGCCGCCATTCTTGAGTTCTTCGGAGGACTATTCCTTCTATTGGGACTACTTGGCTAA
- a CDS encoding helix-turn-helix transcriptional regulator — protein MAGNCEFEATLQLLARKHTLTILRVLAVNSTMCFNEIRRVTRVNPKTLTDRLRELEKEGLVRRSELRKIPREVRYSLSEKGFDLAKVFEVIAAWHRKYSNI, from the coding sequence ATGGCCGGAAATTGCGAATTTGAGGCAACACTACAGCTCCTAGCTCGTAAGCACACTTTAACTATCCTCAGAGTTCTTGCGGTGAATAGCACTATGTGTTTTAACGAAATCAGAAGGGTTACACGCGTTAACCCGAAGACGCTTACTGACCGCTTAAGAGAGCTTGAAAAAGAGGGGTTGGTTAGGAGAAGCGAGTTGAGGAAGATTCCAAGGGAGGTCAGATATAGCTTGAGTGAGAAGGGTTTTGATCTAGCCAAGGTATTTGAGGTCATCGCTGCTTGGCACCGAAAGTATTCTAACATTTAA
- a CDS encoding PDZ domain-containing protein, protein MPDEKEGKKFGVVEFQPPLLIVKTKRGLRLLDRLGRYILTPWLGWIFTLLMPIIAVIGLYIVIRSVSLIVSNALAREYIRSVTPLANLLIPGLNPYLPLLYGWVALIVGIVIHEAAHGVLARSLNFPVKSTGLLFFLFIPIGAFVEVDDKEIRAARARDSGRVLAAGPGSNMVVALISLLILLTLLGSAAPIVDGIGVTAVAEGYSAHTAGIKPGDVLTSINGVSTKDMGDAYNTLSTLKPGDTVVLGFVRLAGGEVIGSYSVEVSAAANPYNSSKGYLGLTGVGLREVLDNYRDAWRVNPLLYLVWPTFSTANQQLIPFSQLMSHFYSSPLGSLYPTLANLFFWIWFVNFNISIFNALPIYPLDGGQTFRALLQGSLKNIASEETIKRLTLGVTLLVLSLVLSMLFFPYLLPQ, encoded by the coding sequence TTGCCAGACGAAAAAGAAGGAAAGAAGTTCGGTGTAGTGGAGTTCCAACCACCACTTCTAATAGTGAAGACTAAACGTGGGTTAAGGCTGCTTGATCGACTGGGCAGATACATTCTAACACCTTGGTTAGGCTGGATCTTTACACTCCTTATGCCCATCATAGCCGTAATCGGACTCTACATCGTGATCCGCTCTGTCAGCCTAATCGTATCTAATGCCTTGGCGAGAGAGTATATTAGATCTGTTACACCCCTTGCAAACCTACTTATACCAGGTCTCAACCCCTACCTTCCCTTATTATACGGTTGGGTGGCACTTATCGTGGGGATCGTTATTCACGAAGCAGCACATGGCGTCTTGGCTAGAAGTCTGAACTTTCCGGTGAAGTCCACGGGCTTGCTCTTCTTCTTATTCATCCCGATAGGTGCGTTCGTTGAAGTTGATGATAAAGAGATACGCGCGGCAAGAGCGAGAGACTCAGGGCGGGTCCTCGCAGCAGGGCCTGGGTCTAATATGGTGGTCGCGTTAATCAGTCTGCTAATTCTGCTTACACTACTCGGCTCAGCAGCACCTATAGTCGATGGAATTGGTGTAACAGCGGTTGCCGAAGGGTACTCCGCGCATACGGCTGGTATAAAGCCTGGTGATGTGCTCACATCGATAAACGGCGTCAGCACCAAGGATATGGGTGATGCTTATAACACTCTTTCTACACTCAAGCCTGGGGATACAGTTGTGTTGGGGTTTGTGAGGTTGGCCGGAGGGGAGGTAATAGGTTCTTATAGTGTTGAGGTTTCAGCTGCGGCAAACCCCTATAATTCTTCCAAGGGCTATCTCGGGTTGACCGGTGTTGGGCTCAGAGAGGTGCTCGATAATTACAGGGATGCTTGGAGGGTCAATCCCCTCTTGTATCTGGTTTGGCCTACTTTCTCAACCGCTAATCAGCAGCTCATACCTTTTTCACAGCTTATGTCACACTTCTACTCATCCCCTCTAGGCTCTCTATATCCGACGCTGGCTAACCTCTTCTTTTGGATCTGGTTCGTAAACTTTAACATATCTATATTCAACGCCCTCCCAATCTACCCGCTTGACGGGGGGCAGACGTTCAGAGCGCTGCTGCAAGGCTCTCTTAAGAACATCGCTAGTGAAGAGACTATAAAACGGCTTACTCTCGGCGTAACTCTTTTGGTCCTCAGCCTAGTTCTCTCTATGCTCTTCTTCCCCTACCTCCTACCTCAATAA
- a CDS encoding TIGR00269 family protein: MATLLKCSRCGEASVYYRYYSGERLCRSCFIESIIEKTRRTISKYKMLSYGDKIGVAVSGGKDSLTLLHILSKITSGHASEIVALIVDEGIEGYREEAVKHAIQTCNKLGVKYRILSFKDAYSLTLDEAIKLRTDKSLAACTICGALRRRAIDQLAKEADVDVVATAHNLDDVLQTFLMNLFSGDIWRVARSRVLEETSEFFPVKRVKPLMEIPEAEVALFAYLKGIPFQRASCPYMSESIRSEVRSILNEMELRHPGIKFNLLRSYLKISSNLKLEAKSLVCSHCGYPSSNQICSVCTILTKLKSEANRAKRPNTTQT; this comes from the coding sequence ATGGCTACGCTTCTGAAGTGCAGTAGATGCGGAGAAGCATCGGTGTATTATAGATACTATTCAGGCGAGAGGCTTTGTAGAAGCTGCTTCATAGAATCGATCATCGAGAAGACCAGACGAACGATCTCAAAGTATAAAATGCTGAGCTACGGCGACAAGATAGGTGTAGCTGTTTCAGGTGGAAAGGATAGCCTAACCCTACTTCATATACTATCCAAAATAACAAGTGGGCACGCTTCTGAAATTGTGGCGCTTATCGTAGATGAGGGGATAGAAGGGTATAGGGAAGAAGCGGTTAAGCACGCCATTCAAACGTGCAACAAGCTGGGAGTAAAGTACCGCATACTCAGCTTCAAAGATGCCTATTCTCTAACATTAGATGAAGCGATCAAGCTAAGGACGGATAAAAGTTTAGCCGCTTGCACCATCTGTGGTGCACTCAGAAGGAGGGCTATAGATCAGTTAGCTAAAGAAGCTGACGTAGATGTCGTAGCCACGGCTCACAACTTGGATGATGTCCTCCAAACCTTCCTCATGAACCTATTCTCAGGCGACATATGGCGGGTTGCTAGAAGTAGAGTTTTAGAAGAAACCTCAGAGTTCTTCCCTGTGAAGCGTGTCAAACCTCTGATGGAGATACCTGAGGCTGAGGTAGCGCTCTTCGCTTATCTTAAAGGTATACCTTTTCAGCGTGCAAGCTGCCCCTATATGAGTGAATCCATAAGGTCTGAGGTAAGATCTATACTAAACGAAATGGAGCTCAGGCATCCCGGCATAAAGTTTAATCTACTCAGATCCTACCTTAAGATCTCATCCAACCTAAAGCTCGAAGCGAAGAGTCTTGTATGCAGTCACTGCGGCTACCCCTCCTCCAATCAAATATGCAGCGTCTGCACTATACTCACTAAGCTCAAAAGTGAAGCAAACAGAGCAAAACGTCCAAATACCACTCAAACCTAA
- a CDS encoding 30S ribosomal protein S6e, protein MPTFKLVVSDPKTGKSISKELKDQLAQPLVGLKIGDIFDAEVIGIPGKIKITGGSDKAGFPMRADVLGGVKKYVLLTRGTGLRKAEKGERRRKLVRGNTITEEIYQVNAVLVEGKLLKEEESTQLTK, encoded by the coding sequence TTGCCAACCTTCAAATTAGTGGTCTCAGACCCTAAAACAGGTAAATCCATCAGCAAGGAGCTAAAAGATCAGCTGGCTCAACCGCTGGTAGGACTTAAGATAGGCGACATATTCGATGCTGAAGTCATCGGTATACCCGGTAAGATAAAGATAACTGGCGGAAGTGATAAAGCTGGTTTCCCTATGCGTGCAGATGTTTTAGGCGGGGTGAAGAAGTATGTTCTATTAACAAGGGGAACGGGGCTACGTAAGGCTGAAAAAGGCGAGAGGAGACGAAAGCTGGTTCGAGGTAACACGATTACAGAAGAAATCTATCAAGTCAACGCGGTTTTGGTTGAGGGGAAGCTGCTTAAAGAAGAGGAATCTACCCAACTAACCAAGTAA
- a CDS encoding peroxiredoxin, producing the protein MTLKVGEKAPDFTLRDQDLKQVKLSDYRGKKVVLAFFPGAFTSVCTKEMCSLRDALHNFNKLDAVVLGVSVNDPFTLKGFAERNMLNFPLLSDYDRKVIEMYDIVHRDFAGLKGYSASKRAVILDREGVVRYLWVSEDPKVEPDYDLIQAELAKIK; encoded by the coding sequence ATGACCCTAAAAGTTGGGGAAAAGGCACCGGACTTCACCTTAAGAGACCAAGACCTAAAGCAAGTCAAACTTAGCGATTATCGAGGTAAAAAAGTTGTGCTAGCCTTCTTCCCAGGCGCTTTTACATCGGTGTGTACAAAAGAAATGTGCAGTTTAAGAGACGCTTTACATAACTTTAACAAGCTTGATGCTGTGGTGCTGGGTGTAAGTGTTAATGATCCCTTTACGTTAAAGGGGTTTGCTGAGAGAAATATGTTGAACTTCCCACTTCTAAGCGACTATGATCGCAAGGTTATCGAGATGTATGACATAGTCCACAGAGACTTCGCTGGGCTCAAGGGTTACTCAGCTTCGAAGAGAGCCGTCATATTAGACCGAGAAGGTGTGGTGAGATATCTTTGGGTTTCGGAGGATCCGAAAGTTGAACCAGACTACGATTTGATTCAAGCCGAGCTTGCAAAGATAAAGTAG
- a CDS encoding gamma carbonic anhydrase family protein, producing MALLEFNGKRPRLGKDVYVDPTARILGDVELCDYAAVWFGCLVKGEFKSTKIGRSSVIMEQCFVEDTHIGEEVLVSHRAVLHRCIVESRVLIGIDAVILDGAQIGEGSIIGAGSLVTAGTKIPRECVALGSPAKPYRGVAEKDRELFKKALEEAAWKTSLYKMILSGSLEP from the coding sequence TTGGCTCTGTTAGAGTTTAACGGAAAAAGACCTAGGCTGGGCAAGGATGTCTATGTTGACCCTACAGCTAGGATCCTAGGTGATGTCGAGTTATGTGATTACGCTGCTGTTTGGTTTGGTTGCTTGGTTAAAGGCGAGTTTAAATCAACAAAGATCGGAAGAAGTAGTGTAATTATGGAGCAGTGTTTTGTGGAAGATACGCACATAGGTGAAGAAGTGCTGGTAAGCCACAGAGCCGTCCTCCATAGATGTATAGTTGAAAGTAGAGTGCTGATAGGAATAGATGCCGTTATCTTAGATGGTGCACAGATTGGGGAAGGAAGCATAATAGGCGCAGGGAGCCTAGTAACGGCTGGCACAAAAATACCCCGTGAATGTGTTGCATTAGGTTCGCCAGCTAAACCGTATAGGGGAGTCGCTGAGAAGGATAGAGAATTGTTCAAGAAGGCTCTAGAGGAAGCAGCTTGGAAGACCTCTCTATATAAGATGATTTTAAGCGGCTCACTCGAGCCCTAA
- a CDS encoding alcohol dehydrogenase catalytic domain-containing protein produces MKAMKLVEFGKPLQLIESEPPPLLDDNVLVKVEACGVCHSDIHLSDGYYGAKEEERLTIRDKRIRLPLTLGHEVAGKVEAKGRSVTGFEVGERVVVYPWIGCGVCGFCRAGLDNLCERPQSLGVYSDGGYAEYVVVPNQRYVLRYDGLKPEEAGVLACSGITALQAVKRAQIKPDEIAVIIGAGGVGGMAIQLAKSLTASTVVVLDVNDKKLAYAKTLGADLTINSAQQDVSAALKEAFKGKRANAVIDFVGSTQTVESALKILGKGGRLVVVGLFGGVLKIQIPLLPIMAFNILSSYTGTLTDLQEMLHLASQGVVKPVISTSFRLDQANEALSSLRKGEIEGRAVIKP; encoded by the coding sequence ATGAAGGCTATGAAGCTAGTGGAGTTTGGGAAACCCCTTCAGCTAATCGAAAGCGAACCACCACCGCTGTTAGATGATAATGTGTTGGTTAAAGTTGAGGCTTGTGGTGTATGTCACAGTGACATACATCTAAGTGACGGCTACTATGGTGCCAAAGAGGAGGAGAGGTTGACAATAAGAGATAAACGGATACGCCTACCTTTAACCTTGGGCCACGAAGTTGCTGGGAAGGTAGAAGCCAAAGGAAGAAGTGTAACTGGGTTTGAAGTTGGTGAGCGTGTCGTGGTTTATCCTTGGATAGGTTGTGGTGTCTGCGGCTTCTGCAGAGCAGGGCTTGACAACCTGTGTGAGAGACCACAATCGTTAGGTGTTTATTCTGATGGCGGCTATGCGGAATATGTTGTTGTACCTAATCAGCGCTACGTCTTGAGATATGATGGTTTAAAGCCAGAGGAGGCAGGTGTTTTGGCATGTTCGGGTATAACTGCGTTGCAGGCGGTAAAACGTGCGCAGATTAAGCCGGATGAGATCGCTGTGATAATAGGCGCTGGCGGAGTAGGCGGTATGGCTATACAGCTCGCTAAATCTTTGACAGCATCTACCGTAGTTGTGTTAGATGTGAATGATAAGAAGCTAGCATACGCAAAAACTCTAGGCGCCGATCTCACGATAAATTCGGCTCAACAAGACGTTTCAGCCGCGTTAAAAGAAGCGTTCAAAGGTAAGAGAGCGAATGCTGTTATAGATTTTGTAGGCAGCACCCAGACTGTAGAATCAGCTCTAAAAATCCTCGGAAAGGGTGGCAGGCTCGTAGTAGTCGGTTTATTTGGTGGGGTTCTTAAGATCCAGATACCTCTTCTGCCCATAATGGCTTTCAACATATTGAGCAGCTACACAGGTACACTCACCGACTTACAGGAGATGCTTCACCTTGCAAGCCAAGGGGTGGTAAAACCCGTGATTTCAACGTCATTTCGACTGGATCAAGCCAATGAAGCTTTGTCTAGCTTGCGAAAGGGAGAGATCGAGGGCAGAGCGGTAATAAAACCCTAA